In Arabidopsis thaliana ecotype Col-0 mitochondrion, complete genome, the following proteins share a genomic window:
- the matR gene encoding maturase has protein sequence MKEAIRMVLESIYDPEFPDTSHFRSGQGCHSVLRRIKEEWGISRWFLEFDIRKCFHTIDRHRLIQILKEEIDDPKFFYSIQKVFSAGRLVGVERGPYSVPHSVLLSALLGNIYLHKLDQEIGRIRQKYEIPIVQRVRLVLLRTGRRIDDQENPGEEASFNAPQDNRAIIVGSVKSMQRKAAFHSLVSSWHTPPTSTLRLRGDQKRPFVFPPSSALAVFLNKPSSLLCAAFLIEAAGLTPKAEFYGGERCNNNWAMRDLLKYCKRKGLLIELGGEAILVIRSERGLARKQAPLKTHYLIRICYARYADDLLLGIVGAVELLIEIQKRIAHFLQSGLNLWVGSAGSTTIAARSTVEFLGTVIREVPPRTTPIQFLRELEKRLRVKHRIHITACHLRSAIHSKFRNLGDSIPIKQLTKGMSKTGSLQDGVQLAETLGTAGVRSPQVSVLWGTVKHIRQGSRGISFLHSSGRSNASSDVQQVVSRSGTHARKLSLYTPPGRKAAGEGGGHWAGSISSEFPIKIEAPIKKILRRLRDRGIISRRRPWPIHVACLTNVSDEDIVNWFAGIAISLLSYYRCCDNLYQVRTIVDYQIRWSAIFTLAHKHKSSARNIILKYSKDLNIVNQEGGKILAEFPNSIELGKLGPGQDLNKKEHSTTSLV, from the coding sequence ATGAAAGAGGCGATCAGAATGGTACTCGAATCCATTTACGATCCCGAGTTTCCAGACACATCGCATTTCCGCTCGGGTCAAGGCTGCCACTCGGTCCTAAGACGGATCAAAGAAGAGTGGGGAATCTCTCGCTGGTTTTTAGAATTCGACATCAGGAAGTGTTTTCACACCATCGACCGACATCGACTCATCCAAATTTTGAAGGAAGAGATCGACGATCCCAAGTTCTTTTACTCCATTCAGAAAGTCTTTTCCGCCGGACGACTCGTAGGAGTTGAGAGGGGCCCTTACTCCGTCCCACACAGTGTACTACTATCGGCCCTACCAGGCAACATCTACCTACACAAGCTCGATCAGGAGATAGGGAGGATCCGACAGAAGTACGAAATTCCGATTGTTCAGAGAGTCAGATCGGTTCTATTAAGGACAGGTCGTCGTATTGATGACCAAGAAAACCCTGGAGAAGAAGCAAGCTTCAACGCTCCCCAAGACAACAGAGCCATCATTGTGGGGAGCGTTAAGAGCATGCAACGCAAAGCGGCCTTTCATTCCCTTGTTTCGTCGTGGCACACCCCCCCCACAAGCACCCTCCGGCTCAGGGGGGACCAGAAAAGGCCTTTCGTTTTCCCCCCTTCGTCGGCCCTTGCCGTCTTCCTTAACAAGCCCTCGAGCCTTCTTTGCGCCGCCTTCCTCATAGAAGCCGCCGGGTTGACCCCGAAGGCTGAATTCTATGGTGGAGAACGCTGTAATAATAATTGGGCCATGAGAGACCTTCTTAAGTATTGCAAAAGAAAGGGCCTGCTGATAGAGCTGGGCGGGGAGGCGATACTAGTTATCAGGTCAGAGAGAGGCCTGGCCCGTAAGCAGGCCCCCTTAAAAACCCATTACTTAATAAGGATTTGTTACGCGCGATATGCCGACGACTTACTACTGGGAATCGTGGGTGCCGTAGAGCTTCTCATAGAAATACAAAAACGTATCGCCCATTTCCTACAATCTGGCCTGAACCTTTGGGTAGGCTCCGCAGGATCAACAACAATAGCTGCACGGAGTACGGTAGAATTCCTTGGTACGGTCATTCGGGAAGTCCCTCCGAGGACGACTCCCATACAATTTTTGCGAGAGCTGGAAAAGCGTCTACGGGTAAAGCACCGTATCCATATAACTGCTTGCCACCTACGCTCCGCCATCCATTCAAAGTTTAGGAACCTAGGTGATAGTATCCCGATCAAACAGCTGACGAAGGGGATGAGCAAAACAGGGAGTCTACAGGACGGGGTTCAACTAGCGGAGACTCTTGGAACAGCTGGAGTCAGAAGTCCCCAAGTTAGCGTATTATGGGGGACCGTCAAGCACATCCGGCAAGGATCAAGGGGGATCTCGTTCTTGCATAGCTCAGGTCGGAGCAACGCGTCATCGGACGTTCAACAGGTAGTCTCACGATCGGGCACTCATGCCCGTAAGTTGTCATTGTATACTCCCCCGGGTCGGAAGGCGGCGGGGGAGGGAGGAGGACACTGGGCGGGATCTATCAGCAGCGAATTCCCCATAAAGATAGAGGCACCTATAAAAAAGATACTCCGAAGGCTTCGGGATCGAGGTATCATTAGCCGAAGAAGACCCTGGCCAATCCACGTGGCCTGTTTGACGAACGTCAGCGACGAAGACATCGTAAATTGGTCCGCGGGCATCGCGATAAGTCCTCTGTCCTACTACAGGTGCCGCGACAACCTTTATCAAGTCCGAACGATTGTCGACCACCAGATTCGCTGGTCTGCAATATTCACCCTAGCCCACAAGCACAAATCCTCGGCGCGGAATATAATCCTCAAGTACTCCAAAGACTCAAATATTGTAAATCAAGAAGGTGGCAAGATCCTTGCAGAGTTCCCCAACAGCATAGAGCTTGGGAAGCTCGGACCCGGTCAAGACCTGAACAAGAAGGAACACTCAACTACTAGTCTAGTCTAG
- the rpl2 gene encoding ribosomal protein L2: MRPGRARALRQFTLSTGKSAGRNSSGRITVFHRGGGSKRLLRRIDLKRSTSSMGIVESIEYDPNRSSQIALVRWIKGGCQKKMNTIEKFAPPRKILEPTTNTISGLFSFSFLPGKVDKRKVACFSPGLMAAYVVVGLPTGMPPLSSSKSAFASKGAGSTKTLVKDVFFSAFSSPKAKRETASLAFASSFGFPRIAVAGAKPAFFAPRMRQKVRGKSTFSLCEVQKGRTHSILWAHRIKGKAGLSWQSFRRQDTLGLVGAAGHKKSKPKTDQGNLPAKPIGERAKQLKALRGLRAKDGACKVDRAPVTYIIASHQLEAGKMVMNCDWSKPSTSSFLQSAQNDHPKPLFTV, from the exons ATGAGACCAGGGAGAGCAAGAGCACTTAGACAATTCACTTTGAGTACAGGAAAGTCTGCTGGTAGGAATTCCTCAGGGCGTATTACGGTTTTTCACCGAGGGGGTGGCTCGAAGCGATTGCTGCGAAGAATTGATCTGAAACGAAGCACTTCCTCTATGGGCATTGTAGAGAGTATAGAATATGACCCTAATCGTTCTTCTCAGATCGCTCCAGTACGATGGATCAAAGGGGGCTGCCAGAAAAAAATGAACACGATCGAGAAGTTCGCTCCGCCGCGCAAGATCCTCGAACCTACCACGAACACCATCAGCGGCCTCTTTTCGTTCTCTTTCCTGCCCGGGAAGGTGGATAAAAGAAAGGTAGCTTGCTTCTCTCCTGGACTGATGGCCGCTTATGTAGTGGTCGGCCTTCCTACCGGAATGCCTCCTTTGTCTTCGTCTAAGAGCGCCTTTGCTAGTAAGGGCGCAGGAAGCACAAAAACTTTAGTGAAGGACGTCTTCTTCTCTGCCTTCTCCTCTCCAAAGGCCAAGAGAGAGACTGCATCCCTTGCCTTCGCTAGCTCTTTTGGTTTCCCAAGGATAGCGGTAGCTGGGGCAAAGCCCGCTTTCTTCGCTCCGCGAATGAGACAGAAAGTGAGAGGAAAAAGCACGTTCTCTCTTTGCGAGGTCCAAAAGGGGAGAACGCATAGCATTCTCTGGGCACATAGGATCAAAGGTAAAGCAGGGCTTTCTTGGCAGAGTTTTAGGCGGCAAGATACTTTAGGGCTTGTTGGAGCTGCTGGGCATAAAAAATCGAAGCCGAAGACGGATCAAGGTAACTTGCCTGCCAAGCCAATAGGCGAAAGGGCGAAGCAACTCAAAGCTCTCCGGGGTTTGAGGGCGAAGGATGGAGCGTGCAAAGTCGATCGTGCACCTGT CACTTATATAATAGCCAGTCATCAATTAGAAGCAGGCAAAATGGTGATGAATTGCGATTGGTCCAAACCTTCGACCAGCTCCTTCTTGCAATCCGCCCAGAATGACCATCCTAAGCCCTTATTCACTGTGTGA